In the genome of Croceimicrobium hydrocarbonivorans, one region contains:
- a CDS encoding methyltransferase family protein, with product MPLKALDYFLVSLQGLLFILFFIPVDWFSEVQIPDLMLWPAQLAMIIGIIEVVWALKQMGRYLSPFPKPKADAELITWGVFGLVRHPIYSGIILFAAGYGIYFRDPFQILMAGVLALFFYLKSRYEEKNLRAYFPNYASYQKMTGRFIPNLFTAKPK from the coding sequence ATGCCTTTAAAAGCCCTTGACTACTTCTTAGTAAGCCTGCAAGGGCTTCTTTTTATCCTGTTTTTTATACCGGTGGATTGGTTCAGTGAAGTGCAAATCCCCGACCTTATGCTTTGGCCCGCTCAATTAGCCATGATCATTGGCATCATTGAAGTGGTTTGGGCCTTGAAGCAAATGGGTAGATACCTAAGCCCTTTTCCCAAACCAAAGGCCGATGCCGAGCTTATTACCTGGGGCGTATTTGGCTTGGTGCGTCACCCTATTTACAGTGGAATTATTCTTTTTGCTGCTGGATATGGCATCTACTTCAGAGATCCATTTCAAATCTTAATGGCTGGAGTCCTTGCCCTCTTTTTCTACCTTAAAAGTCGCTACGAGGAAAAGAACCTCAGAGCCTATTTTCCCAATTACGCCTCCTATCAAAAAATGACGGGGCGTTTCATTCCCAATCTATTTACTGCTAAGCCAAAGTAG
- a CDS encoding 2OG-Fe(II) oxygenase has translation MNYVQSSLEEIADALAEQELVILDQFLSQQEVDALLRAFDYHAQEEDFKAAGIGNTYLYTQDKSIRSDRIMWLSDNPDKDALSDFKKRIEALMADLNPLLFLSLRDVEMHLAEYTPGAFYEKHVDQFKKNGHRILSFACYLNRGWQDGDGGELRIFKEGGHFDVEPLAGRLALFRSDTVEHAVRPAKVLRRSITGWMLDRPIDFPIQD, from the coding sequence ATGAACTATGTGCAATCCTCTCTGGAGGAGATAGCCGATGCTCTCGCTGAGCAGGAGCTGGTGATTTTAGATCAGTTTTTAAGTCAGCAGGAGGTAGACGCTCTACTCCGGGCTTTCGATTACCATGCCCAAGAGGAAGACTTTAAAGCGGCGGGCATTGGTAATACCTATCTATACACTCAGGATAAAAGCATTCGCTCGGATCGGATTATGTGGCTTTCGGATAATCCCGATAAAGATGCTTTATCCGATTTCAAAAAGCGAATTGAAGCCTTGATGGCCGATTTAAATCCCTTGCTTTTCTTAAGCTTGAGGGATGTTGAAATGCATTTGGCGGAATACACACCGGGGGCTTTTTATGAAAAACATGTGGATCAGTTTAAAAAGAATGGCCACCGCATATTATCCTTTGCTTGCTATTTAAATAGGGGCTGGCAAGATGGGGATGGCGGCGAACTGCGCATTTTTAAGGAGGGAGGTCATTTTGATGTGGAACCACTAGCGGGTCGATTGGCTTTATTCCGAAGCGACACCGTAGAGCATGCGGTTCGTCCAGCAAAGGTTTTACGACGCAGTATTACGGGCTGGATGCTGGACAGACCGATAGATTTTCCCATTCAAGATTAA